The genomic DNA TACCTGCTTCGCTGAGAGGCCAATGTCCTTTAGATCCTCCAGCTGCGAAGAAAACATCGACAACATTATAGTCATTAGAGATAAAGCTACCTGCAATTCTTTATCCTAGTACTATATAGTAGTAGCTGTAATAACCCGATTCAGAAACTGAGGCAAGTGCTTCGATATGCATACACTCTTGAATGGTTCTGGAGATTCCTCACGAATTTCGAGGATGCGAGTAGCTCTCTTCTCTCCGATTCCCTTCAATCCCTTTAGATCCTCCCTGAAATGACAAAAGACAGCTCAAAATAGGTCTCTAAGAAGGATTATGAACATGTTCCACGACGGtcatagaattggtcaaatgCCACGAAAAATGGCAAAAAAGGTTACTCACTTGCTAGCGCTGTTTACAAAGCGAAGATACTCCTGAACAAGGGAGTTCTGCATGATAAGATAAAGCCAGTCAGCAATGTCAAAGGGAACACGcgaaatgaatttttttggtgaaaataGGTAAAATCGGACCTTGGTTCCACAATAGCATGTCTTAGATACTTCTCGAGGAGTATTCAAGTATGGCCTCTCATTTCCTTTACCAGATTCAAACGGGGGTGTCCTTGGCTCAAAGTCCTTGGGTTCAGCAGAAATTTGACCATCACAGGGAAGGTTGCCCTGCTTTGGCAAGTCAATGCAGGTTGGAGTTGAATCAACTAATTTCAAATTGCTGGATATCTCCCTCAATCTAGCACATAGTGGTGGTGATCCACCCACATCAATGTACTGTACGGTGTTCTCCTTATCCATAATATCACCTGGGGAATAGAAACATGGAAAGTTGGAAACAAAACCCAGTGCATTAAAAAATTTGCATCCCACAGCCAGAAGCATGATATTAAATTTGTTGCGCCTGTACCTTCTTTATCGAGAGACAATGCTTCTGTGGTGCAACTGGCTTCAGAAGAAAGATCCACCTGATTCTCCAAGCTCTTCTGGGAAGCATGCTCAGACACCTGCGCAGAAAAAGGACAAACAGATTATTGATTGCAAGAACCAGTACATTAAGGACAAAATAAACCACAAACATTTGACATAGAATGACCCAGTTCATCAAGTATTACAGAAGGGGAATTCTCCCACCACCGATTAGTGACCACGAGTAATTCTTAGAATTGTCAAAACATCCAGACTAGCAAGCAAGAAAGTGAAGCAAGTACCTCTTTCAAAGGTGCTGCTGCTTTAGCAGCATCCACAGAGGACTCCTGAAAAAGATAATCCAACCATGTGATCTGGGAAACTAACCTCCCCGCACATTCGAGTTACTGTTTAAATGTGCTCAGATAAGTTATTCAAGTACACTAACCTCCTCCAGGGGCGGGGTTATCTCAATCGAAGGAACTGTTACTGTGGAAGTTGCCTGGAACAAGGTGGGAAAGCATCACATATCGGGTAAGTTGAAGCAACAGATGAAGTTGAATGTACCCCTAGAAAACTTATTCATGAAATCTAACCTCATCCCCTGTCTCAGTATAAACGGTTGTCTCAACGGAAGGAACTGTTACTGTGGAAGTTGCCTGGAACAAGGTGGGAAAGCATCACATATCAGGTAAGTTGAAGCAACAGATGAAGTTGAATGTACCCCTAGAGAACTTATTCATGAAATCTAACCTCATCCCCCGTCTCAGTATTAACGGTTGTCTCAAAGAAAGGAACTGTTACTGTGGAAGTTGCCTGCAACGAGGTAGGGAAAAATCACATATCGGGTCAGTCAAAGCAACACATGGACTTGAATGTACCCCCGGAGAAGTTACTCAAGAAATGACCTTATCCGGTGTCTCAGTTTTCATGGTTGAAGCAACACAAGAAGTTGAAGTTGAAGTTGCCTGCATTGTATAATACCATGTTAATAGAGAAAAATCTCAAATGGTGTCACACTAGCTAAAAGATACAGATATAACAATTTCAAATGATTTatccaaaattaaaaaaagttgCATTATCCACTTccatttcaatttcatccgATCTGCTGAATGGATTGCAGAGAAATAAATCTTATACCTTCATATACTTCTTCGAATTATTTGCTTCATCAAATAATTTCCTtcaaagaaaaggagaaagcAGATGTTTTAGTCCCAATAGAATGTGAAAACAAAAGAGCATACTTTTGTACCAGTTATAGTCACCATTGCAACTTACTTTCCTTTAATTACAGTTGCTCCACTGACTTTCTTTTGTAGAAAATGCATGCGAGAGCCAGTTTGCTTCTTCATACTTGCAGAACTACTCTGAGGAATTCTAGGCTTGCCTGAGGACAAAGCCGCTAGTCTGTTCAAACTCTTGGTTTTCTTTGTGGAGTCCATGATAGATTGACGAATTCCTTGATAAGTTCGAGAAGCCAAGCTTGCCATATAAATGGAATCTTGGCAAAAGGATGGATTCTGTTTCAAGAGGAGAAATAAACTGAGTAGAACGGGAAAAATTTATAAAGTAGAACAAAAGAAAGAGTGAAGATGATATCTCACCAAGCAAGCAATGAATATAAGTCCATTCACGCCTCCGAGTGAGTCTTGCAACATGTGAGTGAGTTTGCTTTCTCGAAAAGGAATATGGCTTTCGTTGGCATTCAATGCCAAAACAACCTTTTGTAATGCATACAGAGACTTGCTCAGTGCATTATTCTCCGCAATTTTAGTGCAATCACTCCTCTTCCTCCGAGGATCCTCGTAACCTGATCAAAGCAATTTCAAGTGGCAATGACAATGTTGTTCATAGATTACTGGGTCTGAAAAGTACAAGTTGAACAATACCTGCCAAGTCCACAAAGTTCATTTTGCCAACATGGGATACTTCAGAATTAGTAGGGGTCACAAATTTTACTATCAAACACTTATGACTTCTTCGAGAAAGTTGAGTTGCATGCTTCTGTATTGCTTTCCGAGGGCTGCTTGCAGAGAGATAGGTCTTGCAAAATTCTGACACGGATTTCACAGGAGCCTAGGCAGCAAAAAGGAAACATGTATCAGCACAATGAAAATTCACCATTGTTATAGAACAAAATCCCTGTTCTTCAAAAGGCAAAGTCCGACTTACCTGAGAAAGCCCCTTAAGTTTAATTCTTCCCTGAACATCTTTCAGTACCATAACAGTTGGTCGTTCTGGATTCAAGAGGTCATATGCATGCTCCTGATATATCTCATACAAGGATATGGTAACTGATATTCCGAGCCTTTCAGCTGTTGAAATCATCTCATCCATGGCGAGTATAGCCAATCCTGGTTTCTCCTCAGAACCCTGCAAAGATAATTTCAAACGTAAGCCTACGATTAACTTATGCTTATGCGCATTGCATGAACAACTacaacagaaaaagaaaggacgAACATTTTTTTGCAACCTGAATGGTGTATGTCTTTCCACTTCCTATAGCCCCATATGCAACAACCGTGGCGTCGCGACCATCAAAAATGCCAGAAACAAGGGGCTTAATCTCCCTTGAATACATCATGTCAGTATTTTCATCTTGGTCATAGCAGTAATGGACTTGGCATGACTCCTTTTGACTGCAAAACATGTATATACGCAAGCATTAGCTAACCAATTCAGTATCTCACCCATCAGGAAAAAAGATTTCTTGGACATGAGCCCCAGCACGTATTTTGAGAGAATTCCAGATTTTCAAAGCAGAACTCTTCCAGCCCCGCAGTCAACTACTGTTCCCCGCTAATTTTGGTTCCGGGAATAGCATCACTGCTCCTACATCCCATCTCCTCAGCAAACCAAACCACTTTGACATTCCTCAATTTCTCATAAGCAGCTGTACAGAGTCTCTCAATTAAGCAAACTGGCGcgagaaaatatcaaaatcgAGTAGCACGAATTAGTACCTTGCGGATTGATCTTCGAAAGAAAGAGTGACAGCATCCGAAGCCTCTCCTTTCGGCTTCTGAATCGAAATCCACGGCGTCAGGGAGCTCTTAGCAAGCTCGCGCTCTCGATTCGTGAAGCCCCTGATCCTCGCGACGACCCGAACAAGCCCAGTCGGATGCGAGCCCCGATTCTCCTTGTTGCAGTCTGAAGAAGCCATGGACGCGGATATGCGAGCAAGATGAGAAGAGATTGAAGAGCTCCGGATGGTAGAGAGGGGGAATTGAAGCAGAGAGAATTGAAATTGAACGGACGAATCAATCTGTGAGGGAGAAGACTCTCTCAACCTTCTAGTGTTGGATTCTTTCTGATAGCCGTTAggtttttaattaaattttcttttttgatttattttgaaatgaaatggTAAAATTTTCTGGCGCTCTTCTTCGAGACGCTCCCCTTCGTTGATGGCTTCCGAAAGAAGCTGCTCTCCAATAAATGGGCCTGGCCACAGCCCATCCTCCAACTTATAGCTGCTTTCCCTTAGATGGGCCTATCCATGGTGGGCCGGAAGCCCATCCTCCAATTTATGGCTATGCCCTCTACGTTTCTGCCATTTTACGACAGAGGAGGGTGAGGGTTTCTTTGAAAGGAGAGCAGCCAACCTAAACATCAGCAAGCAAGCGGCCGCAGTCGAAGTCGGCGTGGGCAAGGTATCCCTGCATTCTGTTCTACTTGTGATGACGATGAAGTATGCTCCTGAATGGATGTTGCAGCTGTGAATTTGTGATCTTATATGATGTTTGCTTTGCGTCCTCGCGTTAGCCTTTTTCTAAGTATACTTCCCTTCGGGTTTCATTGTAAAGATCGCATTTTGTGCTGTTATGGGGACCTAAAGAAAGGGATCGATACAACAGCTGATCTCTACTATCTTTATTTGATCTTCAAATATATACGCTATCTCGTGTCATTTGGGCTTATTGATTAAATCCATTTGGTGGAAATCGAAGCAGGAAATGGCTCCGAAGCAGCCGAATACTGGGTTATTTGTGGGGCTGAACAAAGGCCATATTGTGACCAAGAAGGAAGCCGTTCCTCGTCCTCGTGACCGTAAAGGGGTAAGTGAACCTAGCGTTCTGTTTCTTCCCTTAGTTGTATCCTTTGTGCAGCATGTTGGAAGTTGATAGTGTTGGTAGTTGTCATTGGTTTAATGAGGTTTAGGGTTTTGACGAACACGAACTGGGATGTTCTTAGGGGATGTAGCTTATTTCTCTGTCTCTGTTCATCCACATTTTGGAAGTGGTAAAAGTTCAATTAAGAGGAAGGCCTTTTAGGGTGAGGGATTAATATTTAGGATGCAGAAAATATAAGAGGCATAAACTAGCCCGAAGCTTTCCATTTTGCCATTTTTAGCACTTAGCAGGTAGAACTTTGTACCAGGAATGGTGAAGACGCGTAGGATAGCTTAGACGTAGGCGTTAGCTTTCTTGGTATGGATGTTTGCATTTTGCACACTTTATAGTGATCATTACTTTACGTGTTGTAAATTTGCAGAAAACTAGCAAGAGGGTCCATTTTATCAGGAGTTTGATAAGGGAAGTTGCTGGGTTCGCTCCTTATGAGAAGAGGATCACTGAGCTTCTGAAGGTCGGGAAGGACAAGCGTGCCTTGAAGGTAGCTAAGAGAAAGCTGGGCACTCACAAGAGAgccaagaagaagagagaggagatgTCTTCTGTTCTCCGTAAGATGAGGTAATCTTGTTTCCATACTCTTTTTTTGAGCACGGTGATCTGAACAACATACAATATATTTGATGGCTTGATGATCATGAAATCTTAACCTGTTTGTTTGCCATTCTCTATGCAGGTCTGCTGGAGGTGCAGAGAAGAAAAAGTGAGCAAAGTGTTGTTCAATTTAGAAGCTGGGTAGTgagaattttgttttgttatgttGTCTTTGACGGACTTGGAAATGTTCAACTTTTGATATGTACCGTTAATTTTGTGGGGAGCGACAATTCAGTTTTTATTAATCATCCTATCATTTTTTTCGCGATGCTAGCTGATGTTTACTTTCAATTTTCCAACTCGCCAAGATACAAGTTTGGTTCAGTGAAATTGGATTCCTCGTCAGATTGATTATGGGCATAAAATCCGAGTTTCAGGGTTTTGTAACCCATATGATCCAAAATGGTAATTCTGGTTTGACGTCCCATGTGCTGACAcatgagaaattcaaaattaaccATCCACTGTCTTCGGTGGCCATCGTTACGAAATAGGAAAGCGATGTGGTATTAAAGCCACGGTGATACTCTCCCGCCCGCCACCCATGGGGCTACTTCTAGCTGGGCAGCCGACCTCAGAACTCTACAAAGAAGGGGATTGTTAGCATTGCGAGGCCACATCTGGCTTCTAAATACTGAAACCTGCCAAAAGATTTGCATCCGTGTTGTAGCTTCAGTTTCCGTGAGAGAGAAGCTGCTTCCTCTCCCCTAACCAACAgagtttgaaatttaaaaagataagTTTATTTAATAGGAGCAACTGAGATGGCCTCGTAACACAAAAATTTGTACTACATAAATTTTCATCCACGTCATACACAACATGGCAAGAGACATCTCAACTCAAAGCAAGTAGTATTGAGAATACAAGTACTCCCGGATCTTGTAATAATCCTCGCATAAAGGCCCTTCCAGTACAATTTGCTGCGTACCAGATAAACCACCCTACAAGATAAGAGAACAAAGTCGTTAACAAGCACAAAAGGGGGATTGCTGTCTGCGCTGTGGTTCTTCGATAATTTCCATGGGTGAAATCATGATATACCTTCTGACTCGCGTCCCCAACCTTTCGCAAGGTCACATACTCACCACATCGCAAGGCCCCGCCAGCAAATTCCACCTGTGACATTATTAAAGAAAGACATGAATCATAATAATCTGTCCAAGAGTGCAGTTGAGAATCATAGTATTCACCAGTGAGCTGTATAGGATTGGAAGTTACACCACATGCAGGGCAAAGAGAACGCTTGCTTGTGGCATTTATGAGGACCGAGGAGAAATACCTGAACGCCTTTACTTGCAAGATACTGCTTGAAATCCGCCATCTTCAAATCCCCGACAAGGACCGATTTGTGCGGTGGCGGTGGGTTTGAGAGGGGAAGTAGGGACAGCATTTCATTTTCCGTCTTCCCAACTTCAGCATCAAACCATGCTATCTCATAATCCCCCAGCTGTAATTTGATAAcatcatcaaattttcaaCTTAAATACTGAGATAAAAAATGATAAGGGCCAATAATGTCATGCTTGCGCACTGACCTTCTTAAACAGCacattgctcattagcttctcAGAGAGTTGGACCTGAGATGATTCATTCACAGGGCAAGATTTATAGAATTCCGAGAAACAACATGAATATACACCAAAAACAAGTCTTAACGTCTTTAATATTACCTTGTAAGCACACATATCTGAGGTGACATCAATGGTTTCTTCAATTTGAGGAGCATAAACATGAGGACAAACATGTTTCAGGCAGTGTTGCTTCAAATGCTCGGTGGCCTCAGCTGAACCACGAACCAGAACCTCCAGGAATAACAATCGGGAGTCAGTTTTATTAAACAATGCCTGCTTTTTACCCAATCTTTAACTATCATTTACCCAAATTTTAACTATTGAAAGAGGTTTCAAGAAATAGAGGAAACTCATACAAGCTTCAATGGGGCCACATGAGCGAGTATTGATTTAATTGCTCTGCTATCCGCACGGCCTTCAAAGTCCATATATGTCAATGAACATTTCACTTGTACCtgataaattataatcattCACCAACATTAGAGAGTAGATATAAAATATACAGATTGAAATACCAGGCATTTCCTTGTTGAACTCATTAGAATAAGATCTGCCTGATTTGCACAGCCAAAAATTTACCAAACAGAAATGTCAATACTTCGATGACGACGACAAAAAATATGGAATATGATGTACCAGGAACTTATCCAAATATTGCCATGTATCAAAGAACTACCATGCACATGATCTTACAAAGGTTAGAATTTAGTTTTTTGCTCATATGGAAAAGGAACAAAGAAGCATGGGTACATCCTCATGAGTTGCCATCAAGAAAATTGAGATCAGTACCCTCCTTTAAAAAAGATGAACAGTCAAATAGATGAGAACTCCTAAATCCTAATAGAAGGTGCCTACCCCTTGTATGGGTGATATTAAAAGGGAAGTTCATTCATATGCAACATGAGTAACAATAATCATTGCTATTATATTCATAGATAGATAATATTTGTGCATATCTTCAACCACCAACCACGAGTACCACTAAAGTATTCCAGACATACGTTATTGCAACCAATACTCAAGCATGAATAAACTTACAGTTAGTTCATTCGATACAACTTTTGAAGGCCGTGTATCAAGCATTAAATTAGCAGAGGCTTCATCAAGTTTTCCATCCAAATTGCTGCCCAACTGAAAAAGGAGAGGAACTAGGAAAATTAGCAGATGAGAGATGCATAGTGTACGTCTATCAAATCAtaagagaaaaagtaaaactgCAGAACATATGCTTACGGTGCCCATCCTATCATCCATCAGTCCTCCTCAAACAAATTACCAAAGTCTAATTACCAAACAGTTTCCATTATTTAGGACCATCCAGCCAGATGGTCCCATCATCCAAAGTCTAATTACCTAATCACTACAAAATCTGACAATAAAGTTGGAAGAGTTTGTTTCAAACTTACATGCATAGCTCCTTGATCCATGTCTTCATCCTTAATAACATAATCATCAGGGTTGATGACTTCACCAAAATCATCCCAGTCAGAGGTATTTTCATAGAAAGGAAACATTGGGGCAACACTGGTTGGGGGTGGCACAAATCCATCGATCAATATGTCCCTATATTTTCCACAATGTGATCCTGTCGCTGCAAGGTACAAACcatgaagaaaattaaaaaagctTGGATGGGCAAAAACTGGACAAACCATAATTCCCTATAAACcacaaagaaaagtaaaaggtTTGGATGGGTAAAATCTGGAGAAACCATAATTTTAAGCAACTCTTTCATGAATAGCTATGCATTAGCAAGGGGATGTATGACATTCATTTACGCATATACTATATAGATAGGTATCAACAAGGGAATGTCTGTTAAATTGTCACTGTTAATGGTTTCCCAGTTCAAATTAGAAACATCGAATGCAAACATACTTTCATGCCCAGCTTGTAAAGGTAGACTTTCTTGTAGGTATGAGAAAAAGTCAGGAAGTCCTGTCAGGAGAACCGAAATCTCAAGAAAAGCTCCTCGACAGAATGAATCATGGATTACTCATTGCATGAGCTGGTTAAGGTCATTCAATTACTTCTTTTgtaactttattttattttattttttacgtacgaaaatcaagaaatgccaatgctaaaacattagtACAAACGCTAACAACATGGGTGAggcaaataataaaagagtGAATACCTTCTGATGAAATATTTGTGTTGCCAGTATcaataaccatcgggtcactTGCATTATCAGATGCACGAATAGCTTTTGATTCCTCCTCTTTGATAATACTTGATTTTAGGGCTTCCTCCTTTATTCGGTTCTGCTCTTCTTCATAAGCAAGTAACTCATCGCCAACCAAGGGAACCCTCTTAGACATAGTAACTTTAACAGCTTTTGGAGGTGGATCTGCCTGAAGCATTCGAGCTAAGGTTGCAAACTGCACATCAAGCACAAATGTGTCAGGTCATAATATAGGAAAGTAAGAATACAATGTAGATAAGATTGGAGTTAATGCTTAATCTG from Punica granatum isolate Tunisia-2019 chromosome 2, ASM765513v2, whole genome shotgun sequence includes the following:
- the LOC116196686 gene encoding cleavage and polyadenylation specificity factor subunit 2, which encodes MGTSVQVTPLCGVYNENPLSYLISIDGFNFLVDCGWNDHFDTSLLQPLSRVASNIDAVLLSHSDTLHLGALPYAMKQLGLSAPVYATEPVFRLGLLTMYDQYLSRKQVSEFDLFTLDDVDSAFQNVTRLTYSQNHHLSGKGEGIVISPHVAGHLLGGTIWKITKDGEDVIYAVDFNHRKERHLNGTALESFVRPAVLVTDAYNALNTQLPTKQRERAFIDALRRTLEAGGNVLIPVDTSGRVLELLLILEESPLSYPIYFLTYVSSSTIEYVKSFLEWMSDSIAKSFEHTRDNAFLLKHITLLINKNELDNAPAGPKVVLASMASLEAGFSHDIFVEWATDPRNLVLFTERGQFATLARMLQADPPPKAVKVTMSKRVPLVGDELLAYEEEQNRIKEEALKSSIIKEEESKAIRASDNASDPMVIDTGNTNISSEATGSHCGKYRDILIDGFVPPPTSVAPMFPFYENTSDWDDFGEVINPDDYVIKDEDMDQGAMHLGSNLDGKLDEASANLMLDTRPSKVVSNELTVQVKCSLTYMDFEGRADSRAIKSILAHVAPLKLVLVRGSAEATEHLKQHCLKHVCPHVYAPQIEETIDVTSDMCAYKVQLSEKLMSNVLFKKLGDYEIAWFDAEVGKTENEMLSLLPLSNPPPPHKSVLVGDLKMADFKQYLASKGVQVEFAGGALRCGEYVTLRKVGDASQKGGLSGTQQIVLEGPLCEDYYKIREYLYSQYYLL
- the LOC116196687 gene encoding 60S ribosomal protein L36-3-like; protein product: MAPKQPNTGLFVGLNKGHIVTKKEAVPRPRDRKGKTSKRVHFIRSLIREVAGFAPYEKRITELLKVGKDKRALKVAKRKLGTHKRAKKKREEMSSVLRKMRSAGGAEKKK
- the LOC116195317 gene encoding kinesin-like protein KIN-10C, which translates into the protein MASSDCNKENRGSHPTGLVRVVARIRGFTNRERELAKSSLTPWISIQKPKGEASDAVTLSFEDQSASQKESCQVHYCYDQDENTDMMYSREIKPLVSGIFDGRDATVVAYGAIGSGKTYTIQGSEEKPGLAILAMDEMISTAERLGISVTISLYEIYQEHAYDLLNPERPTVMVLKDVQGRIKLKGLSQAPVKSVSEFCKTYLSASSPRKAIQKHATQLSRRSHKCLIVKFVTPTNSEVSHVGKMNFVDLAGYEDPRRKRSDCTKIAENNALSKSLYALQKVVLALNANESHIPFRESKLTHMLQDSLGGVNGLIFIACLNPSFCQDSIYMASLASRTYQGIRQSIMDSTKKTKSLNRLAALSSGKPRIPQSSSASMKKQTGSRMHFLQKKVSGATVIKGKKLFDEANNSKKYMKATSTSTSCVASTMKTETPDKATSTVTVPFFETTVNTETGDEATSTVTVPSVETTVYTETGDEATSTVTVPSIEITPPLEEESSVDAAKAAAPLKEVSEHASQKSLENQVDLSSEASCTTEALSLDKEGDIMDKENTVQYIDVGGSPPLCARLREISSNLKLVDSTPTCIDLPKQGNLPCDGQISAEPKDFEPRTPPFESGKGNERPYLNTPREVSKTCYCGTKNSLVQEYLRFVNSASKEDLKGLKGIGEKRATRILEIREESPEPFKSLEDLKDIGLSAKQIKGMFAMK